The stretch of DNA CATCTATGTGCTGAATATCAAATTCCTTGTATTTTTACTTCTACAGATTTAGTTTTTGATGGTCAAAATCCACCTTACTCAGAAACCGATCCTGTTTCTCCTATTTCTTACTATGGAGAACAAAAGGTAGTAGCCGAACAACAAATGCTGGAGATTTATCCTGCCACAGCAGTTTGTCGAATGCCTTTGATGTTTGGGATGCCTTCTCCTACAGCTAATAGTTTTATTCAAGGTTTTATTGACAATCTTCAAACAGGAAAAGAATTAAATTTATTTATCGACGAATTCCGTACCCCTGTAAGCGGTACTATGGCTGCACAAGGATTATTACTTGCCTTAGAGCAACAAGTTTCAGGTTTATTACATTTGGGAGGAAAAGAAAGAATCTCCCGTTACCAATTTGGTTTGTTATTAGCAGAAACAATGGGATTTTCTACCGATTTAATTAAACCTTGTCGCCAAAAAGATGTAGTAATGGCTGCACCACGATCGCCTGATACTTCTCTTCATAGTAGTAAAGCTTTTGCTCTTGGTTATCAACCACTTTCTCTTAAAGAGCAATTATCTTTAATCCCTAACTCTGGTGGGAATAAATAATACGCCAGCCCATAATTAACGCTAAAATTACCGACGGTAAACAGACAATGATTAAACTTAAGGATACTGTGGGAGTTAACGATAACTGAGAACCACCATACTTAATTAAAACTGAGAGTAGGGTAGACGCGATCGCGACTTTAATAATAAAACTCAATGAATTATTCATGAAATAATAATTTACTTAACTTTTTGGCGGATATAGTTGATCAATTGATTGACTTGTTTTTTCAATTGTTCCATTTCTAAATCCATTTTCTTGATTTGAGTTTTGAGAGACTCAATTTCGGCAGCCATAGACACAGTATCGGTATTGACGACTCCTGTTGTTTTATGATCCGATGAATCAAAATGTTGAGGCTGTTTTTTCGCCTTCATCATTGCTTCTCGAATGGCATCAACAAGCTGTTTTTGATCGAAAGGTTTTTCTACAAAAGAAAAATATTCAAAAGGTTCAGGAAGTTTGTCTGTGACTTCTTCTTTACGCCCAGACATTAAAACTAGAGGAATATTTCTTAAATGTTGTTGTTTTTGAATCTCTTGATAAACTTCCCATCCACTCATTTTTGGTAACAGGAAATCTAACATAATTAGGTTGGGATTTTCCGAACGAATTAAGTTATATCCCTCCAAGCCATCTTTGGCTTCAATTACTTCAAAGTTACCTACAGGTAACATATCTTTAACACGCATTCTAATAACTTTACTGTCATCAATTACCAAAATCTTATGAGTCGGCACGGTTCACTCCTTGCACAGGAAATTTACTAGACTTAATCTATATAAATATTTTTATATTGTTAGAGTTCCCCTATCCCAACTCAAAATAACAACTGAGAGTCAAATTCTCAGTCCTGATTTGGGATTGAATATTTTTGTTAGGTTGAGATAATCGATGGATCGCATTCAAGACTTTCATGGGACTAAACTAGAATCATCTACAGATACAATTAATTTACCGAAATGGCTGAAACGCTCGATTGGTAAAGCAAGTGATATTTCTACTGTACAACGAATCATCAAACAAAGAAGTATTCATACTATTTGTGAAGAAGGAAGATGTCCAAATCGAGGGGAATGTTACGCTAATAAAACAGCGACTTTTTTGTTGATGGGCCCAACGTGTACACGAGCTTGTGCTTTTTGTCAAGTAGATAAGGGTCACTCCCCGATGAGTTTAGACCCAGAAGAACCGATTAAAGTAGCTGAAGCTGTTAGTTTGCTTGGTTTACGTTATGTAGTCCTTACTTCAGTTGCTAGAGATGATTTACCTGATGGTGGTGCAAGTTGGTTTGTCAAGGTAATGAATGCTATTCGGGAAAATAATTCTGAGACTCAAATTGAAGTTTTAACTCCCGATTTTTGGAGTGGCAAACAAGGAATCGCTAGTCAACAGGAAAGAATTGCGACAGTGGTAGCTGCTAAACCAGCTTGTTATAATCACAATCTTGAAACAGTAAAACGCTTACAAGCACCAGTGAGAAGAGGAGCTAAATATGAACGCTCTCTTAATGTGTTACGTTCAGTCAAAGAATGCGATCTCACTATTGCTACTAAATCTGGTTTAATGTTGGGATTGGGAGAGACAGAAGCAGAAATTATTGAAACCATGCAAGATTTGCGTTCGGTTGGATGCGATCGCTTGACGATTGGTCAGTATATGCGTCCTTCTTTAGAACATTTACCCGTACAAAAATATTGGACTCCAGCCGAATTTGAGCATTTGGGCGAAATTGCTCGTTCTCTTGGCTTTTCTCATGTTCGTTCTGCCCCTTTGGTAAGAAGTTCTTATCATGCAGGAGAAGAAGACAATCAACAGTGACCAGTTATCAGTTACCAGTTACCAGTTACCAGTTACCAGTTATCAGTTATCAGTTACCAGTTACCAGTTACCAGTGTTAATTGTGACTCACTCCTTGTCTCCTCCCCTTTCTTTTTCTCAATCAGCAAACTAGGTGTTGATCGGCTTACTATGGCAAAATTTTATTCTCAGTTAACTGAAGAACTACAGGCTTTTATTGCAGCACAAAAAATCTTTTTCACCGCGACTGCACCCACTACAGGAAGAATTAATTTATCACCTAAAGGTATCGATACTTTTCGTTGTCTTGATGCTACAACAGTAGCTTACCTAGATTTAACGGGAAGTGGTAATGAAACTGCTGCCCATTTACAGGAAAATGGACGAATCACGATTATGTTTTGCAGTTTTGATGAACAACCTTTGATTTTGCGTCTTTATGGCATGGGAAAGACAATCAAACCTAGAGATAGGCAATGGCAAGAATTATCTTTGTTATTTCCGCGTCTACCTGGAGAACGCCAAATTGTCATTTTGAATATTGAATCAATCCAAACTTCCTGTGGTTATGGTGTTCCTCTGTATGAATTTAAACAAGAAAGACAAACTGTGATTAACTGGGCAAAACATAAAGGAGAAGAAAAAATCAAGCAATATTGGCAGGAAAAAAATCAACAAAGTATTGACGGACTACCAACTAATTTGCTTACTGAAATAGAGGTTAATAAATAGTGGTTGTACGATTTGGCAGAGAGATTTGCGGTAATCTTGAAACGGCAGAGTCAAGAGAATGGTTGGTTACGAATGGCATTGGTGGTTTTGCTGCTGGTACGATCGCAGGAATGTTAACTAGACGCTATCATGGTTTATTAATTGCAGCACTTCAACCTCCTTTAGGTAGGACTTTATTAGTTAGCAAGTTAGAAGAAACGGCAAATTATCAAGGACAATCTTATTCTTTATCTACTAATCGTTGGACTGATGGTAGTATCGATCCTCAAGGTTATTTACATCTCGAAAGTTTTCATTTAGAAGGAACTATTCTTGTTTGGCAATATGCTTGTGCTGATGCTTTATTAGAAAAAAAAATCTGGATGCAGCAGGGACAAAATACTACTTACATTCAATATCATTTGGTGCGTGGTACTGAACCCTTAAAACTTAATCTCAAAGCGTTAATTAATTGTCGAGATTTCCATGGCATTACTCAAACAGACGATAAACAGATTAGCATCCGTAAGATTGAAAGAGGAGTCTGTGTTAACATCCAGAGTTTACCTTTATATTTATTTGCTACCCAAGGCAATATCTATATTGAAGACAATTGGTATTATGGTTTCGATCTAGCAGTAGAGAGATATCGCGGTTTAAGTGATTACGAAAATCATTTTCATGCTGCTACTTTTAATAATGTTGTTTTAGAACCTAATCAATCAATCACGATCATAGCTTCCACTGAAGCAAATCCTAACTTGGATGCACAAACAGCTTTGGCAAATCGTCGTACTTATGAAGAAAACTTATTAAAACAATTTCCTCATCTCACTGCACCCGACTGGATCAAACAGTTAGTTTTAGCTGCCGATCAATTTATTGTCTCTCGTACTTTACCTAATGAACCCGATGGTAAAACTATTATTGCGGGATATCCTTGGTTTGGAGATTGGGGTAGAGATACGATGATTAGTTTAACAGGATTAACTCTAGCCACAGGTCGTTCTGCACTAGCACGCCCAATTTTACGTACCTTTGCTTATTATTTAGACCGGGGGATGTTACCTAATGTGTTTCCAGATCAAGGTGAAACTCCTTACTACAATACAGTAGATGCTACTCTTTGGTATTTTGAAGCGATTCGTGCTTATTATGAACAGACGAAAGATGATGAGTTATTAACAGAACTATTTCCCAAATTAGCAGAGATGATTGACTGGCATAAACAAGGCACTCGCTACAATATTGCGATCGATCCTAATGATGGTTTACTTTATGCAGGAGAAGAAGGAGTTCAACTTACTTGGATGGATGCCAAAGTTAACAATTGGGTAGTAACTCCTCGAATCGGTAAACCTGTTGAAGTAAATGCTCTTTGGTACAATGCTTTAACAATAATGCAGCAATTTGCCCAATATTTAGGTAAATCTGAGCAAAAATACACCCAAATGGCAGCACAAACGGCAAAAGGTTTTCAACGTTTTTGGTGTCAGGCAAAAAGTTGTTGTTATGATGTTCTAGACTCTCCACAAGGAAATGATGCTTCTGTACGACCAAATCAAATTTTTGCTGTGTCTTTACCCGCAAATACTCAAATTTCACCTCTTTTGACCAAAGAACAACAAAAAGCCGTAGTTGATACTTGCGCTAGATTATTGCTTACTTCTCACGGATTGCGATCGCTTTCCCCTCATCATGCTGATTATCAAGGACATTATGGTGGCGGAGTAGTACAACGAGATGGAAGTTATCATCAAGGTACAGTTTGGGGATGGCTGATAGGTGCATTTGTCCAAGCACATTTAAAAGTTTATCAAAATCCTGCGGTTGCTAGCACTTTTTTACAACCAATGGCAAATCATTTACAAGCTGCTTGTGTTGGTAATCTTAGTGAAATTTTTGATGGCGATCCGCCTTTTACTTCTAGAGGTGCATTTGCCCAAGCTTGGACAGTAGCAGAAGTTTTAAGAGTCTGGGTTTTACTGAATCAAGATTAAATTTTTTCCTTAAATTATCATAAGTAGGGACAATTCATGAATTACCCCTACAACTTTTAACTTTATAAACACTTGTGAGACAAAAACAATTAAGTTGGTGGCAAGGATTAGGAATAATCGCAATAATTTGGTTAGCAGGAGCAATATGCGATCGCATTTGGTTTGCTTTGGATCATTCTGTACCTGCTTGGGATCAAGCTGATTATCTCAATGGTGCGTTAAATTATTGGCACGCTCTAAAAAATCCGCAATGGTTTGATGCTGATTGGTGGCGGAGTTTTTGGTTAATATCTAATAAAATTCCCCCTCTTCATTATATTTTGACTGTTCCATTTCTTAATGTTTTTGGAACAAGTGAAGATGCATCCGCTTTAATTATGCTGTTTTATAGTGCGATTTTGTTGCTTTCTGTGTATGGGTTGGGAGTAATTTTATTTGATGTTTCGGTAGGATTATGGGCAGCAGGATTGTGTCAATTATTACCAGGTTTATATTATTATCGTCTCGAATTTTTATTAGATTATCCTCTTGCTACGATTGTAACTTTAAGTTTTTATTTAATAACTCTTTGGCATATTTATAGTCAAGCAAAAGTTAATCAAATCAGAAGTTGGTTATTTGCTTTATTATTTGGAATTGCCTTTGGTTTATCTATTTTACTGAAACAAACGGCACTGTTTTTTTTATTCTTTCCTTTAGTTTGGATATTTATTAGCTGTATCAAAAACCAACAATGGTTAAAACTAGGTCAATTTTTAATTGCGATCGCTACAGGAATTTTAATTTGTTTTCCTTGGTATCGAACCAATTGGTTATTAATTCTAACTTCAGGAAAAAGAGCAACTTTAGATTCTGCTATTGCTGAAGGAGATCCAGCTTTAAATACTATTGATGCTTGGACATATTACGGTGAAATTTTGCCTTATTTACTTTCTTGGCATTTGTTGTTAATTCCAATCGGAGGGTTGATTTTATATGGAATTTTTAAAGGTAAATTATATCCAAATCAAACCAATAATTTCTTATCTACTCTTTCCCCTAATTTTAAATGGAGATGGTTAACTCTTTTTCTGTTAGGTGGTTATTTACTTGCTTCTCTAAATATTAATAAAGATGCTCGTTATATTTTACCTTTGTTGCCAGTTTTATCTTTAGTTTTAGCGGTCGGTTTATTATCTTATCAAGGACGCTGGCGAATCTACTTACGTTGGGCAACAATTATTTTAGCCATCTTATTATTTTTAGCAAATCTCTTTCCTATCGGTGGAAAATTTATTACCACTAAACTAAGTCCAAATGTTCAACATTATCCTTATCTCGGACAACCCTATCCTCATCAAGAAGTTATTCAAGAAATTATTAAAATATCTCCTTATCTTCGTTCAACTTTAGGTGTTTTACCTTCTACGCTAGAAATTAATCAACACAACTTTTCTTTTTATGGAGGACAAAAAAACTTTCAAGTAGTTGGTCGTCAAGTAGGAATAAAAGATAATGAAATAGAACAAGATGCGCGATCGCTTAATTGGTTTATTACTAAAACTGGCGATCAAGGTTCAGTACCAGAGCCTCAAGCAACTATTACTAAATTAATAGAAACTGATTCAGATTTTCAACTGCAAAAAACTTGGCAACTTCCCGATCAAAGTAATCTCAAACTTTATCAGCGCAGACAACCTTTAGTCACAGTTGCAACTAGCGAAATCAATCAAAATCAAGTCAAACTAGAGCGAATTATTGTTCCAGAAGTAGCACCTCCAGGTAAACCAATTTCTGTTACTTATCAATGGTCTGGAAATTGGCAAGAATTACAACAGGGAATAGTATTATTAACCTGGACACTCGCTCAAAATAATCCTTTTCAAAATTCATTTTGGTTACATGATCATAGTATTGGAATGGGCGCATTAGATAATAGTAATCTAAGCATTCAATTACAAAATCAGACTTATCAAGTGATTGAAAATACAGCAATGCTTCCTCCTCCAGACTTAGAGTTAGGAAACTATCAATTAAAGGCAACTTATCTCAACCGTCAAACAGGAAAAACTTATCCTCTTGCTGTTCCTTCATTTAATCTTACTATTGATCCAAAAGCACCAATAAATCCTGCACCCGAATTAGATTTAGTAACTCAATTACGAACGATTGCCCCAAACATGGTTAATGGTGTATCAGGATTAGAACCTATTTTTACTCAAACTGCTCGTATTAATCAATATGATGCCAAACAAGATTATCTTAAACAAGCAGAAATAGCCTTATCTTATCGTTTACAACACAACAAAGTAGACCAACAACAAAAAGGAAATTGGTTATATACAGTAGCATTGTCAAGAGTACTACAACAAGATGTAACAGGTGCAATTAATAGTTTTCAACAAGCCATTCAATTAGATTCTCAAAACCCTCACAATTATGCTTATTTAGCTTTTGTGTATCTCTATGATTGGCAACCAAAATTAGCTCAAAAAAATCTAGATACAGCATTAAAAATTAACCCCAATATTCCAGAACTAAAAACTCTTAGTGGAATAGCTG from Stanieria cyanosphaera PCC 7437 encodes:
- a CDS encoding SDR family oxidoreductase, whose amino-acid sequence is MNKLLITGVSGFLGWNIYQLAKSQWQVYGTCYSHYNLYSQQNIIKTDLTDLVALKNLFKTIDPSAVIHTAAASKPNFCQTNPIESYEINVTASMNLAHLCAEYQIPCIFTSTDLVFDGQNPPYSETDPVSPISYYGEQKVVAEQQMLEIYPATAVCRMPLMFGMPSPTANSFIQGFIDNLQTGKELNLFIDEFRTPVSGTMAAQGLLLALEQQVSGLLHLGGKERISRYQFGLLLAETMGFSTDLIKPCRQKDVVMAAPRSPDTSLHSSKAFALGYQPLSLKEQLSLIPNSGGNK
- the lipA gene encoding lipoyl synthase produces the protein MDRIQDFHGTKLESSTDTINLPKWLKRSIGKASDISTVQRIIKQRSIHTICEEGRCPNRGECYANKTATFLLMGPTCTRACAFCQVDKGHSPMSLDPEEPIKVAEAVSLLGLRYVVLTSVARDDLPDGGASWFVKVMNAIRENNSETQIEVLTPDFWSGKQGIASQQERIATVVAAKPACYNHNLETVKRLQAPVRRGAKYERSLNVLRSVKECDLTIATKSGLMLGLGETEAEIIETMQDLRSVGCDRLTIGQYMRPSLEHLPVQKYWTPAEFEHLGEIARSLGFSHVRSAPLVRSSYHAGEEDNQQ
- a CDS encoding pyridoxamine 5'-phosphate oxidase family protein, with the translated sequence MAKFYSQLTEELQAFIAAQKIFFTATAPTTGRINLSPKGIDTFRCLDATTVAYLDLTGSGNETAAHLQENGRITIMFCSFDEQPLILRLYGMGKTIKPRDRQWQELSLLFPRLPGERQIVILNIESIQTSCGYGVPLYEFKQERQTVINWAKHKGEEKIKQYWQEKNQQSIDGLPTNLLTEIEVNK
- a CDS encoding response regulator, whose protein sequence is MPTHKILVIDDSKVIRMRVKDMLPVGNFEVIEAKDGLEGYNLIRSENPNLIMLDFLLPKMSGWEVYQEIQKQQHLRNIPLVLMSGRKEEVTDKLPEPFEYFSFVEKPFDQKQLVDAIREAMMKAKKQPQHFDSSDHKTTGVVNTDTVSMAAEIESLKTQIKKMDLEMEQLKKQVNQLINYIRQKVK
- a CDS encoding glycosyltransferase family 39 protein codes for the protein MRQKQLSWWQGLGIIAIIWLAGAICDRIWFALDHSVPAWDQADYLNGALNYWHALKNPQWFDADWWRSFWLISNKIPPLHYILTVPFLNVFGTSEDASALIMLFYSAILLLSVYGLGVILFDVSVGLWAAGLCQLLPGLYYYRLEFLLDYPLATIVTLSFYLITLWHIYSQAKVNQIRSWLFALLFGIAFGLSILLKQTALFFLFFPLVWIFISCIKNQQWLKLGQFLIAIATGILICFPWYRTNWLLILTSGKRATLDSAIAEGDPALNTIDAWTYYGEILPYLLSWHLLLIPIGGLILYGIFKGKLYPNQTNNFLSTLSPNFKWRWLTLFLLGGYLLASLNINKDARYILPLLPVLSLVLAVGLLSYQGRWRIYLRWATIILAILLFLANLFPIGGKFITTKLSPNVQHYPYLGQPYPHQEVIQEIIKISPYLRSTLGVLPSTLEINQHNFSFYGGQKNFQVVGRQVGIKDNEIEQDARSLNWFITKTGDQGSVPEPQATITKLIETDSDFQLQKTWQLPDQSNLKLYQRRQPLVTVATSEINQNQVKLERIIVPEVAPPGKPISVTYQWSGNWQELQQGIVLLTWTLAQNNPFQNSFWLHDHSIGMGALDNSNLSIQLQNQTYQVIENTAMLPPPDLELGNYQLKATYLNRQTGKTYPLAVPSFNLTIDPKAPINPAPELDLVTQLRTIAPNMVNGVSGLEPIFTQTARINQYDAKQDYLKQAEIALSYRLQHNKVDQQQKGNWLYTVALSRVLQQDVTGAINSFQQAIQLDSQNPHNYAYLAFVYLYDWQPKLAQKNLDTALKINPNIPELKTLSGIAALMQGNVLKAWHLLQPIINK
- a CDS encoding amylo-alpha-1,6-glucosidase, which produces MVVRFGREICGNLETAESREWLVTNGIGGFAAGTIAGMLTRRYHGLLIAALQPPLGRTLLVSKLEETANYQGQSYSLSTNRWTDGSIDPQGYLHLESFHLEGTILVWQYACADALLEKKIWMQQGQNTTYIQYHLVRGTEPLKLNLKALINCRDFHGITQTDDKQISIRKIERGVCVNIQSLPLYLFATQGNIYIEDNWYYGFDLAVERYRGLSDYENHFHAATFNNVVLEPNQSITIIASTEANPNLDAQTALANRRTYEENLLKQFPHLTAPDWIKQLVLAADQFIVSRTLPNEPDGKTIIAGYPWFGDWGRDTMISLTGLTLATGRSALARPILRTFAYYLDRGMLPNVFPDQGETPYYNTVDATLWYFEAIRAYYEQTKDDELLTELFPKLAEMIDWHKQGTRYNIAIDPNDGLLYAGEEGVQLTWMDAKVNNWVVTPRIGKPVEVNALWYNALTIMQQFAQYLGKSEQKYTQMAAQTAKGFQRFWCQAKSCCYDVLDSPQGNDASVRPNQIFAVSLPANTQISPLLTKEQQKAVVDTCARLLLTSHGLRSLSPHHADYQGHYGGGVVQRDGSYHQGTVWGWLIGAFVQAHLKVYQNPAVASTFLQPMANHLQAACVGNLSEIFDGDPPFTSRGAFAQAWTVAEVLRVWVLLNQD